The following are encoded together in the Candidatus Dadabacteria bacterium genome:
- a CDS encoding cache domain-containing protein translates to MRNRLNSLYVRSAVPLQHGSNASPRRFQKDARYSGIAAYLKLLVLASCVSMLLGANPSAAHDNPHPQRPVATTAKDVVLDREKLQDFVDHASLHLFATSSFTESLNLMNSFRVEGQWRSGSVYLILLTKKGGVYIHPGDREIEDQDWSKKLVGCNGESWSELVNKGAGCVKYAGQDMDSPAGYAVVTGGYFVPFSKPGSGPVVEKEFVLLGGLDYRPEPDSYATFEDLKDSLIDGFASTNPDIEDPERFRAEFERVLTPSIDAADVRTQSHMREFLASAFTFITASFEIELFDPVILRKIFRYDGGPWRSGSTYIYIMDEVGNVIFNAVNRNLEQTDLWNFEGEHKEGREEDYRFFIQRIIKAAQSRPEGNFVEYDWDNPNVEGDEPVNLDDPGGSSSKLGYAIQLPLDGEMGKVYVFGTGLYLIQEEEAVDESDSGCSLAGPDTEAGSATANLLAVMALLALALLSGIVFSTARRPFYVVWSQFN, encoded by the coding sequence ATGAGAAATCGCCTTAACAGTTTGTATGTGAGGTCAGCAGTGCCGCTTCAGCATGGTTCCAATGCCTCACCGCGGCGGTTCCAGAAAGATGCTAGATACTCGGGGATTGCCGCGTACCTGAAACTTCTTGTTCTTGCCTCCTGCGTATCGATGCTTCTGGGTGCTAATCCCTCCGCGGCCCACGACAATCCGCATCCTCAGAGACCCGTTGCCACGACGGCCAAGGATGTTGTGCTTGACAGAGAAAAGCTTCAGGACTTTGTAGATCATGCTTCACTTCACCTGTTTGCGACTTCAAGTTTTACTGAATCCCTTAACCTTATGAACAGCTTCAGAGTTGAAGGGCAATGGCGTTCCGGTTCCGTTTACCTTATTCTTCTCACGAAAAAGGGGGGCGTATACATTCATCCCGGGGACAGGGAGATTGAAGATCAGGACTGGTCTAAAAAACTTGTGGGGTGTAACGGAGAGAGCTGGAGTGAACTGGTGAACAAGGGGGCTGGATGCGTAAAATATGCGGGACAGGATATGGACAGTCCCGCGGGTTACGCCGTAGTTACGGGCGGGTACTTTGTACCTTTCAGCAAACCCGGCAGCGGCCCCGTTGTTGAGAAGGAATTTGTTCTCCTCGGAGGTCTTGATTACAGGCCCGAACCGGATTCTTACGCTACCTTTGAAGACCTGAAAGACAGCCTGATTGATGGCTTTGCCAGTACCAATCCGGATATTGAGGACCCTGAGCGCTTCAGAGCGGAATTTGAAAGGGTGCTTACACCCAGCATAGACGCCGCGGACGTACGCACACAGAGCCATATGAGAGAGTTTCTTGCAAGCGCTTTCACTTTCATCACCGCATCTTTTGAAATTGAACTGTTTGATCCTGTCATACTGCGCAAGATTTTCAGATATGACGGGGGTCCCTGGAGAAGCGGCTCCACTTACATCTATATTATGGATGAGGTAGGCAACGTGATATTTAACGCGGTCAACAGGAACTTAGAACAGACGGACCTTTGGAACTTCGAAGGAGAGCACAAGGAAGGCAGGGAGGAGGACTATCGCTTTTTCATTCAGAGAATCATAAAAGCAGCGCAAAGCAGGCCGGAGGGAAATTTCGTTGAATACGACTGGGACAACCCGAATGTTGAAGGTGATGAACCGGTTAATCTCGACGACCCCGGCGGCAGTTCGTCCAAGCTTGGCTACGCGATACAGCTCCCGTTAGATGGCGAGATGGGTAAAGTCTATGTTTTCGGCACGGGACTGTACCTCATTCAGGAAGAAGAGGCGGTTGATGAAAGCGACAGCGGGTGTTCGCTTGCCGGTCCGGATACAGAAGCCGGAAGCGCCACGGCGAACCTCCTTGCGGTTATGGCTCTGCTTGCTCTCGCGCTTCTGTCAGGAATCGTTTTTTCCACCGCCCGCCGCCCTTTTTATGTTGTTTGGAGTCAGTTCAACTAA